The DNA segment TGCGCCCTATGCCGCTGCCGTCAACAAGGCCGTGGGCCTCGGTTTGAAGAACGACATGGCCGCAGCCCGGGATGTGCTGCTGAACGAAGTCCGTCCCCTGCAGCGCACCTACTTCCAGGCCATGGAAGACCTGGGCGCCTACCAGCAGCAACTGATGGCCGACACCGGCACGGAAGCCCGGAACCAGGCGGCCAGCGCCAGCCGGCTGATGCTGGTCCTCGCCGCCGTCTCGGCCGCCCTCGGCGCACTGCTCGCCTGGTCGATCACGCGCCGCGTGAAGAGCCAGCTCGGCGGCGAACCCGCCTACGCCGCACAGATCGCCCAGGAAGTCGCCCGCGGCAACCTCGCCGTCCACGTCGATCTGCGCCCCGGCGATTCCTCCTCCGTCCTCGCCGCCATGGGCGCCATGCGCGCCAACCTCGCTCAAGTAGTCTCCGAGGTCCGCCACAGCAGCGAATCCATCGCCACCGGCGCATCCCAGATCGCCACCGGCAACGCCGACCTCAGCCAGCGCACCGAGGAGCAGGCCTCCAACCTCCAGGAAACCGCCGCCTCCATGGAGCAGATGAACTCCACCGTCAAGCAGAACGCCGACACCGTCCGCACCGCATCCCAGCTCGCATCCTCCGCTTCCGCCACCGCCGCGCGCGGCGGCGAAGTCGTGGGCAACGTCGTGCGCACCATGCAGGACATCACCGACTCCTCCCGCAAAATCGGCGACATCATCGGCGTCATCGACTCCATCGCCTTCCAGACCAACATCCTCGCCCTCAACGCCGCCGTCGAGGCCGCTCGCGCCGGCGAGCAGGGCCGGGGCTTTGCCGTCGTCGCTTCCGAAGTCCGCACCCTCGCGCAGCGCTCCGCACAGGCCGCCAAGGAGATCAAGGCCCTCATCGGCGAGAGCGTCTCCAAGGTCGAGACCGGCTCCCAACTCGTGGGCGAGGCCGGCTCCACCATGGGCGAGATCGTCGAGCAGGCCCGCCGCGTCGCCGACCTCATCGCCGAGATCGGAGCTGCCACCCACGAGCAGGAGCAGGGCATCTCCCAGGTCAGCGACGCCGTCAACCAGCTCGACCAGGTCACACAGCAGAACGCCGCCCTCGTGGAGGAATCCGCCGCCGCCGCCGACAGCCTCAACTCCCAGGCCGCACGCCTCGTGCAGCTCGTCAGCGTCTTCCAGGTCGATGCCAACGCTTCCCAGGCCGTCATCGCCCAGGCGCAGTCCCGCAGCCGCGACACGGCCCGTGCCGCTTCCGCCGCGCTGCAGCATGCCAAGGCGCCCGCCACAAGCCCGCGCCCTGCGCCCGGCATCGCCACCGCACCGAAGCATCCCGCACCGGCGCAGGCATCGGCCGCCGCACGGCCAGCCCTCGCCCCAGCCAAGCCGGCCGCCCCGGCCTCCGCCAGGACCCCGCCCGCCCGCTCCAGCAACGACGACTGGGAAACCTTCTGACGGGCGCCCCGGTTCAGGGGCGCAGCCAGACCTGCATGCGCGGGTAGGGCTCACCTCCCTGCGCCGCAGCCTGCACGGGCGACAGCGCCATGCCTGTCGCGGCGAGCCCCGCGAGACCGAGGTACACGCCCATGCCGAAGGTGAAGCGCAGGCTCTGCGCCTGCCCGTGGTAGCCGCCATCGTGGAACAGCACGGCGTCATCCAGCCCGAGGTGGCAGGAGGCCGCCCAGGCCCAGGCCGTGGCCTCGATCTCGCCCCCGTGCTCCACGGCCGGCAGGTCCTGCAGCGCGTCGTCCATGCCCGCGCGCAGCGCGGCAGGCACCACCGCCAGGTGGCCCGCCTCGTGCAGCAGGTCGCCCGGCCACGCCAGCCGCTCACGGTCCACGCAGAGCCCGCCGCGCTCGATGCGCACGCCGGGCAGGAAGGAGCCGTCCGGCAACGGCGCCTCGCGCACCGGCAGGCCGATGCCCCGCAGGAAATCCATGATGCGCAACGCGAGCGCGCCGCTGTCTTCGCCCTGCATCACCGGTCCAGCAACTGCGCCACGCGCCCCTGCAGCATCTCGGGCTGCACGGCTTCCGCCGGCACCGGCGCGCCCACGTTCAGCCCCACGCGGTTGAACAGGCCGCGGCGGAACGGGCGCGCCATGGCGTTGCCGTCCACCCGGCTGAAGAAGGACCCCCACAGGTTGGTGAGCGCCATCGGCACCACCGGAGGCCGCACGCCTTCGGCCGCCGCGCGCTCCAGGATCTTCATGATCCCGCCCTTGAACAGCTGCAGCTGCCCGTCGCGGGTGATGCCGCCCTCGGGGAAGATGGCCAGCAGGTCGCCTTCGCGCAGCACCTGCGCCGCGCGCTCGAAGGCGGCCTCGTAAATGGCGGCATCCTCCTTCTGGGGCGCGATGGGAATCGCCTTGGCGAGCCGGAACAGCCAGCCCAGCACGGGCACGCGGAAGATGCGGTGGTCCATTACGAAATAGATCGGGCGGGGGCTCGCGGCCATGAGCAGCACGGCATCGACGAAGCTCACGTGGTTGCAGACCAGCACCGCCGCGCCCTGCGCGGGGATATGCGCATCGCCCCGCACGCGGAAGCGGTACACCAGCCGCGACAGCACCCAGGCCGCGAAGCGCAGCAGGTATTCCGGCACGATCAGGAAGATGTAGCCGGCCACCAGGGCATTGGCGATGCCGGTGAACAGGAACACCTGCGGCACGCTCCAGCCGGCCGACAGCAGCGCGCCCGCGATGACCGAGCTGCCGATCATGAAGAGCGCGTTCAGGATGTTGTTGGCCGCGATGATGCGCGCGCGGTGCGTGGGCTGGCTGCGCATCTGGATGAGCGCGTACATCGGCACGCTGTAGAGGCCGGCGAACAGCGACAGCAGCAGCAGGTCCGCCATCACGCGCCAGTGCGCGGGCTGCGCCAGGAAGGTGCCCAGGCCCATGGCGGGTGCGGGCGGCAGGCCGCGCGAGGCGAAATACAGGTCGATGGCGAACACGCTCATGCCGATCGCGCCCAGGGGCACCAGGCCGACCTCCACCTGCCGGCGCGAAAGCACCTCGCACAGCAGCGAACCGATGCCGATGCCCACCGAGAACACGACCAGCAGCAGCGAGGCCACGTGCTCGTCGCCATGCAGCACCTCCTTGGCGAAGCTGGGGAACTGCGAGAGGAACACCGCCCCGAAGAACCACATCCAGCTGATGCCCAGCAGCGAGCGGAACACCACCGGGTTGCCGTGCGCCAGCTTCAGGTTGCGCCAGGTTTCGCTGACCGGGTTCCAGTTGATGACCAGGCCCGGATCGGTGGCCGGCGCGCTCGGGATGAACTGCGCCACCGCCCGCCCCGCGAGCGCGACGACCACGCAGGCAGTCGCCACCCAGGCATGGCCCACGCCGGGCACGGCCACCAGCAGGCCGCCCGCGACCTGGCCGAGCAGGATGGCGACGAAGGTGCCCATCTCCACCATCCCGTTGCCGCCCGTGAGCTCGCGCTCGGACAGCACCTGCGGCAGGTAGGCGAACTTCACCGGGCCGAACAGCGTGGAATGCAGCCCCATGAGGAAGGTACAGCCCAGCAGCACCACGGGGCTGGCTGCCAGGAAGCCCCAGGCCGCCACCAGCATGATGGCGATCTCCAGGTTCTTCACGACGCGGATCATGCGCGTCTTGTCGATCTTGTCCGTGAGCTGGCCCGACGTGGCCGAGAACAGCAGGAACGGCAGGATGAAGAGCGCGCCGATCACCAGCCCCGCCATCGAAGGCGGCATCCACGACACGCTCAGCTGGTAGGTCACCATCACGGTGAAGGCGAACTTGAAGAGGTTGTCGTTCGCGGCCCCCGCGAACTGCGTCCAGAAGAACGGCGCGAACCGCCGCTGGCGCAGCAGCGCGAACTGGTTGGGGTGGCTCTCGTGCCCGCCATCCGGCGGGGAGGCGGCCTCCGTCGCCGCCATGCGGATCTGTTCCTGGCTCATGCCGTGCTCCTGGGGAGTGTGTGGAAATCGCGTCATTTCACCTTCGCGCCGGCGGGCATTGTGCCTTCGCGCCGCCCGCGCCAGGGCGTGCCGCGCTCGCAGCGCGCGAAATACCGGCCCGGGGCCAGCGCCGCCAGCAGCGGCCAGGCCGCCATCGCCGCGGCCAGGTGCTTGAGGCTGTGGCCGGACACCAGGTGCCCCGTGGCAGCGAACACCGCCGCATCGCCAGCCTCCAGCAGTTTCGCCAGGCCGTACCAGGCGATCACCGCGGCCAGGGAAACGCCCAGCCGCCCCGGCATCGGTGCCCGGCCGGCCCGCTGGCACCACCACGCATCGGCCGCCAGGGCCAGCAGGAGCAGCATGCCGCCGCCCTGCAGCACGGCCCAGGGCCACAGGTCGCCGGTGATGCCCCAGGTGCGCAGCGCAGCCGCGCCGCCGGCCAGCACCGTGGCCCCCGCGAGGGCGGCGGCCCGCGCGCCGATGCGCTCGTCCACCGCGAGCGCCAGCATGCCGGCGAACGCCACGAGCATGCCGGCGCGGTCCGCCAGCAGCGTGATGCCGTGGGGCTGCCAGTGGTAGAGCGCCGATCCCCCGGCGGTCAGCAGCAGGCCCGCGAAGAACAGGCCCGCCGCCGCCGCGGTGGCCGCCCGCAGCGCGCCTTCGCGCACCCGGGCTGCCAGCCGCGCCAGCCCGAAAAGCCCCAGCAGCGCGAACGGCAGGTTGGTGAGCACGTCCATGGCATGCGGCAGGCCCCAGAGCGTGCGCTGGTCGGCATAGGCATACGCCTGCGGCCCGGGCGGAACGAAGGGCCCCGCCAGGGCCAGCGCCACGCCGGCCAGCAGGACGGCGCAAAGCATGCCTTCGCGGCGGGACGGCGGCAGGGGCGCGGTGCAGGAAGAGGAAGCGAGGGGGTGCATGGAAGGCGCGTGCAGTGGATGTGCCGGGCAGTCTCGTGCCGCGCCCGGCCTTCAGCATCGCCCGGTGCAACCAGCACTGCCGCCGGCCACTCGCAGTATCCATAATCGATACCCATGAGCACCACCGCCGACCTCGTCATCGCCCTGAAGAAGGAACTCAAGGCCGCGCACATGACGTATGCCGACCTCGCGCAGGCCCTGGGCATGGCCGAATCCAGTGTCAAGCGCATGCTGGCGCGCGGCGACATGCCGCTGTCGCGCATCGACGCCATCTGCCGCGCGCTGCGGCTGGATTTCGCCGACCTCGCGCGCCGCGTGGCCGACAGCCAGCCCCTGCTCGACCAGCTCTCGCTGGAGCAGGAACGGGCCGTGGTGGCCGACAAGAAGCTGCTGCTCATGGCCATCTGCGTGCTGAGCCAGTGGACGCTGGAGCAGATCCTCGGCACCTACCGGCTCTCGGACGCGGAAGGCGTCAAGTACCTCGCGCAGCTCGACCGCATCGGTATCATCGAGCTGCGCCCGCTCAACCGCTACCGGCTCAAGCTCGCCAAGACCTTCCGCTGGCGCGCACATGGCCCGGTGATGCACTACTTCCGCGACCATGCCCTGCTCGATTATTTTTCGGGCGGCTTCGACGGCCCGGGCGAAGGCGTGCTGATGGTGCATGGCGCCATCGGGCGCAGCCTCGCGCCCGCCTTCCAGGAGCGCCTGCAGCGCGTGGCGCACGATTTCGCGCAACAACACCTCGCCGACCAGCGCCTGCCCGAGCGCGACCGCGAGGGCTATACCGTGCTGCTGGCGATGCGGCGCTGGGAGTTCGAGGCCTTCACCGCGATGCGGCGCTGACCCTCAGCGCCGGAATATCTGGCGCAGCGCGCTGCAGATGCAGGCGGCGAGCTCCTCCTGCTGCTCGATGCCCAGTTGCACGGAGCGGTCGAAATTGCGCGCCCAGGTGATGCGGCGCAGCGAGGAATCCACCAGCCGTATCGACGCGCGGATGCGCTCCGCATCGATGCGGACGCTGCCTTCGATCGAATGGCGCGCCACCAGGCGCTGGGCGCACCGCGGCACCGGTCCGGCGGCGGCCGCAGGGGCAGGCGGCGGCCCCGACGCCATGAGCACGTCGCCGAACGACTTGTAGAGCTGTTCCAGCAACTCCTCGTGCAGCCCGTAGGCGAATGCCTGCCCGTCCACCCGTTCGGCGATGCAGTGCAGCGGCTGGAGCATCAGCAGGTGCGCGAACCCGGCATCGCGCAGCGCGGCGCCGCGGCGCCGGACCACCGGCATGTAGGTGCCGACGGGAATATGGATCTCGATGCCGTGCGGCGGATCGTTGCCCGCGTAGTAGGCGTCGAGCCGCTGCCGCAGGCGGCCCACCTGCACGCGCACGATCGGGTCCTCCGACGGCAGGAAGCTGGCCGGGTCCCGGCCGAATACCTCGATGCCGACGGCGTACTCGCTGGTGTTGCGGCTGTCGCCCGCGATCGCCTGCGTCACGAGAAAGCGCAGCAGCCGCTGCATCCGGTGCGCCTTCGCGAAAGACTCGCTCCGCACGATCGCATCGCATGCGGCGCGGACGTCCTCCTCCCTGATGTCCTCGTTCCCGTCTTTCACAGTCAATTCCCTCATTCGTCTGTTCGTTCTTATGCGGGGAGACTGCGTGCGGTGCCGCGGCAGCCGTCCCCCGCGAAAAGCTTCGCACGAATCGAGGGATAGCGGGATGGGTGCGGCCGGCGGCCGTGGCAGCGCTGATACGCGCGGTGCTACGTGGGCGGCGCGCAGTGTCCGGCCCGGCGCCGCTGCGCCGGGCCTGCACGGTTACGGTAACGCGGCGGCGGGCTTAACCGTAACGATACTTCCGGGCCGCGGCGCCCAAAAATAAGATGGCATCCAGCACGCGGCCACACCGCGGCACACGACAACACCACTGGAGGGCTCCATGTCAGATTCGCTTCCGTCCGATGTCATACAGGCCATCGCGATCTCGAACGCGAAATCCATCGGCGAGCAGCCGGCGATCCTGGCCAACCTCGCGCTGGCGCAGCAGATCTTCAACCAGAACATGCAGCAGCAGATCGCGCTGAGCCAGCAGCAGGCGATGAACCAGGTGCAGATGGCCGCCACCGCCAAGAGCATCGCCATGATCGACAACTGCAAGAACCAGGACACGATCGACCAGCTGACACGGGACATCGAGAAGCTGATCCGGGACATGGACATGATGCAGAACCGCCGGGGCACCGCCGGCTGACCGGCCGCGCGGCCCGGACAACGCATGCGTTCGCGCACGGCCCCGGCCGGGCGCAAGCCATCCTCCCCATTCCGGGGCGGCGGTAGGCAAGCCGCCATGTCACATCTCAACAACCTGACCAACGAGGAGAAGAAACCATGGCTTTGAACGAAGAAGTAGTGAGCGCCGTCGCCATCGGCAACCTGAAGGCCATCTCGGAGCAGCCTGCGATGCTGTCCAACCTGGCCTACTCGAACACGGTGGCCAACACCAACCTGTCGCAGCAGAACGCGGTCGCCAACCAGCAGGCCATGAACGAACTGGGCATCTCCATCGTGGCCAAGGCCTCCAACACGGTGAGCAACCTCGGCCCGCTGGAAGCCCGCTCCGCGGTGGACATCCTCACCAACGACGAGCTGGCGCAGACCATCGCCGACATGAAGGCCACGCTGCAGGCCTTCAAGGGCTGACGCCCTGCGCCGCAGGGCCTGAAACGGAGGGCAGAACATGCTTGACGAACAAGTGGTGAGCGCAGTGGCGATCGGCAATCTGAAAGCGATTTCGGAGCAGCCGGCGATGCTGTCGAACCTCGCCTATTCCAACGTGGTGAGCACCAGCAACCT comes from the Paracidovorax avenae ATCC 19860 genome and includes:
- a CDS encoding helix-turn-helix domain-containing protein, which encodes MSTTADLVIALKKELKAAHMTYADLAQALGMAESSVKRMLARGDMPLSRIDAICRALRLDFADLARRVADSQPLLDQLSLEQERAVVADKKLLLMAICVLSQWTLEQILGTYRLSDAEGVKYLAQLDRIGIIELRPLNRYRLKLAKTFRWRAHGPVMHYFRDHALLDYFSGGFDGPGEGVLMVHGAIGRSLAPAFQERLQRVAHDFAQQHLADQRLPERDREGYTVLLAMRRWEFEAFTAMRR
- a CDS encoding MFS transporter, with product MAATEAASPPDGGHESHPNQFALLRQRRFAPFFWTQFAGAANDNLFKFAFTVMVTYQLSVSWMPPSMAGLVIGALFILPFLLFSATSGQLTDKIDKTRMIRVVKNLEIAIMLVAAWGFLAASPVVLLGCTFLMGLHSTLFGPVKFAYLPQVLSERELTGGNGMVEMGTFVAILLGQVAGGLLVAVPGVGHAWVATACVVVALAGRAVAQFIPSAPATDPGLVINWNPVSETWRNLKLAHGNPVVFRSLLGISWMWFFGAVFLSQFPSFAKEVLHGDEHVASLLLVVFSVGIGIGSLLCEVLSRRQVEVGLVPLGAIGMSVFAIDLYFASRGLPPAPAMGLGTFLAQPAHWRVMADLLLLSLFAGLYSVPMYALIQMRSQPTHRARIIAANNILNALFMIGSSVIAGALLSAGWSVPQVFLFTGIANALVAGYIFLIVPEYLLRFAAWVLSRLVYRFRVRGDAHIPAQGAAVLVCNHVSFVDAVLLMAASPRPIYFVMDHRIFRVPVLGWLFRLAKAIPIAPQKEDAAIYEAAFERAAQVLREGDLLAIFPEGGITRDGQLQLFKGGIMKILERAAAEGVRPPVVPMALTNLWGSFFSRVDGNAMARPFRRGLFNRVGLNVGAPVPAEAVQPEMLQGRVAQLLDR
- a CDS encoding methyl-accepting chemotaxis protein, with product MNIFRDMKLGTMLGAGFSALILLGLLLASVGKLQLGAVSEDVDLLTSDRIDKVAQVQELKDNVNLVARSVRNIALLENAQQMEAERQRIDKATARNSEILEKLGTTIHSQRGRELLQQLLQARAPYAAAVNKAVGLGLKNDMAAARDVLLNEVRPLQRTYFQAMEDLGAYQQQLMADTGTEARNQAASASRLMLVLAAVSAALGALLAWSITRRVKSQLGGEPAYAAQIAQEVARGNLAVHVDLRPGDSSSVLAAMGAMRANLAQVVSEVRHSSESIATGASQIATGNADLSQRTEEQASNLQETAASMEQMNSTVKQNADTVRTASQLASSASATAARGGEVVGNVVRTMQDITDSSRKIGDIIGVIDSIAFQTNILALNAAVEAARAGEQGRGFAVVASEVRTLAQRSAQAAKEIKALIGESVSKVETGSQLVGEAGSTMGEIVEQARRVADLIAEIGAATHEQEQGISQVSDAVNQLDQVTQQNAALVEESAAAADSLNSQAARLVQLVSVFQVDANASQAVIAQAQSRSRDTARAASAALQHAKAPATSPRPAPGIATAPKHPAPAQASAAARPALAPAKPAAPASARTPPARSSNDDWETF